One stretch of Thalassophryne amazonica chromosome 19, fThaAma1.1, whole genome shotgun sequence DNA includes these proteins:
- the LOC117531762 gene encoding ensconsin-like yields the protein MPGSVPIMAVQKKQSSIPPSPGPFAAWTAENQRKGNGLGKLRENCTYMKGNSQVKKMTSSVNSAQICKTESPRAAAGSNVDERLKLARGRREEHQRLLASRELSRLEREQRAKRYYEQQLQDRKKKLMEQRLKEERRRAAVEEKRKQRQREETERYESAVRKTIEKSQKVQQNVSQNSRGRKISKSGVPRHLPLTPWEKKLVSRLLTPTCSYLARSKSAGCHSGAEAVHVCRRAVSFHSMNTITPPKPQQQSVSAQRRTSGIVGSRSSHQRGVNLVQVKPSRLQDTGKCSDTGSPAVNPSVKPATIIHNKTAACSPDRKSVNRHPAPAQLELPSVPEEDFAICGFAFYPGNSRPVRTSAVGHPKNMRDETPCSNLSHTEAQASVVAEGCAHSPPQPPGIMFRCSDETTDPQEALHLLAEKKQEACVQREREDQDHLQRQKVERRNHEELERRRAEERAQQQAEAQRLIQEKRRREEEEQKRAEEERAQAMREAALLQKQREEEQAKERAKEEQVRQEREMRVQKEEAERQARKKRLEEIMRRTRRTESPDTNSVPEDTKLVQNVNMPVGLKPSQLEMNVDEDMVPVVAFKERRSLRTLASLDKIQTHQRAEVI from the exons ATGCCAGGCTCAGTACCTATCATGGCTGTGCAGAAGAAGCAGAGTTCCATCCCTCCATCGCCAGGGCCGTTTGCTGCGTGGACCGCTGAGAACCAGAGGAAGGGGAATGGTTTAGGAAAACTAAGAG AAAATTGTACTTACATGAAAGGAAATTCCCAGGTGAAGAAAATGACCAGTTCTGTCAATTCTGCCCAAATATGCAAAACAGAGAGTCCACGTGCCGCTGCAG GCTCTAATGTTGATGAGAGATTAAAGTTGGCACGTGGTAGGAGAGAAGAGCACCAGAGATTACTTG CCTCTCGAGAACTGAGCAGGTTGGAGAGGGAACAGCGCGCCAAACGTTACTATGAACAGCAGCTCCAGGACCGCAAGAAGAAACTAATGGAGCAGAGGCTGAAAGAGGAGaggagacgtgctgctgtggaagAGAAGCGTAAGCAGAGACAGCGGGAGGAGACG GAGAGATATGAATCTGCAGTGCGCAAGACCATAGAGAAGAGCCAGAAGGTTCAACAGAACGTCAGTCAAAACTCCAGAGGAAGGAAGATCAGCAAGTCTGGTG TGCCACGTCACTTACCACTGACACCGTGGGAGAAGAAGTTGGTCAGTCGCCTCCTTACCCCCACATGCTCTTATCTGGCCAGAAGCAAAAGCGCTGGTTGCCATTCGGGAGCAGAAG CTGTCCATGTTTGTCGCCGTGCAGTTTCATTCCACTCCATGAATACCATCACACCTCCCAAACCACAGCAGCAGTCTGTTTCAGCCCAGCGTAGGACATCTGGCATCGTCGGTAGCAGAAGCAGTCACCAGAGAGGTGTCAATCTGGTGCAG GTCAAACCATCAAGACTTCAGGATACTGGTAAGTGCTCAGACACTGGATCGCCTGCTGTTAACCCCTCTGTGAAACCAGCCACAATCATTCACAATAAAACAGCAGCATGCTCACCTGATCG AAAATCTGTCAACAGGCATCCAGCACCGGCGCAGCTGGAGCTTCCGTCAGTCCCTGAGGAAGATTTTGCCATCTGTGGTTTTGCTTTCTATCCTGGTAACTCGAGACCTGTCAGAACATCAGCTGTAGGTCATCCAAAGAACATGAGGGATGAGACTCCGTGTTCAAACCTGTCGCATACAGAGGCACAAGCATCAGTTGTGGCAGAAG GTTGTGCTCACTCACCTCCACAGCCTCCTGGAATCATGTTCAGGTGCTCCGATGAGACCACGGACCCACAAGAAGCTTTGCATCTTTTGGCTGAAAAGAAGCAAGAAGCTTGTGTCCAAAGGGAGAGAGAGGATCAGGACCACCTGCAGAGACAGAAGGTGGAAAG AAGGAATCATGAAGAACTGGAGCGCAGGAGAGCAGAAGAGCGTGCACAACAACAGGCTGAAGCTCAGCGTCTGATACAGGAGAAGAGGAGAAGGGAGGAAGAGGAGCAGAAAAGAGCTGAAGAAGAGCGAGCCCAGGCTATGAGGGAAGCTGCTCTTCTCCAGAAACAG AGAGAGGAGGAACAAGCTAAAGAGAGGGCAAAAGAGGAACAGGTGAGGCAAGAACGAGAAATGCGTGTGCAGAAAGAAGAGGCAGAGCGACAAGCAAGAAAAAAG cggcTTGAGGAGATCATGCGCCGAACCAGAAGGACAGAATCACCAGATAca AATTCTGTACCAGAAGACACAAAGCTGGTACAAAATGTGAACATGCCAGTGGGGTTGAAGCCTTCACAACTGGAGATGAACGTTGATGAGGACATGGTACCTGTTGTGGCCTTCAAGGAACGCAGGTCTTTGAGAACTCTCGCCAGTTTGGACAAAATCCAGACCCACCAACGTGCAG
- the LOC117500608 gene encoding pre-mRNA-splicing regulator WTAP-like, with protein MPEDEPLPKKVRLSDDDFKTLSREELLKRWKQEDAYVKTLERKYSDLLSNSMTDLKELEEKLTRREKSLIMRLPSKEQELQKCCTQIRYLKRAQHRSLTQLPASDVDPTINLLFRKMRCELDQIKAKLEQAQNELRTGKFTPDR; from the exons ATGCCAGAAGATGAACCTCTGCCAAAAAAG GTTCGTCTCAGTGATGATGACTTTAAAACCTTGTCCCGAGAAGAACTCCTCAAAAG GTGGAAACAAGAAGATGCCTATGTTAAAACGCTTGAAAGAAAATATTCAGATTTACTTT CCAACAGCATGACCGACTTGAAAGAATTGGAGGAGAAACTGACACGGAGAGAGAAGAGTTTAATAATGAGACTTCCCAGCAAAGAGCAGGAGTTGCAGAAATGTTGT ACGCAGATTCGGTATCTCAAGCGAGCTCAGCACAGAAGCTTGACCCAGCTCCCGGCATCTGATGTGGACCCAACTATCAACCTCTTGTTCCGTAAAATGAGGTGTGAATTGGACCAGATTAAAGCCAAACTCGAGCAGGCCCAAAATGAACTCCGCACTGGGAAATTTACACCTGATAGGTAA